The sequence below is a genomic window from Plasmodium coatneyi strain Hackeri chromosome 13, complete sequence.
ttctaAAGTTGAACATCTTTTGTACGGTTTTTCACGCCCCCatgtttttataaaattttttctctttctttattGTACATACCGGCTTCTTCCCATTGCGCGTCCTTTTAAATGTTTCCGATGGCAacttcccccccccctttgacTTCTCCTAGGCGAACAACGGAGCCCGTCCAGACTGCCGTTCGGTCAGAAAAATTAGGAAGAGATTAAAAACGGGCAAGTAGACATTTCTATAGAAGGAAGTCAGCCGTTATGAGTTACGTAGCTACGTGAAATAGTTAGCTAGTGAGGCATCCCCCCATTCGCAGCACCGAATCGGTTTGTTATCTGGAGAAGTCATCCCAATTGTGATATGAATTCCCACCGTTTTTAATGTTACTTGGGGAGGGGGTGCACGAACGGACGCATTATTTACTTACGCTTACACACATGTACTAGCAGGAAATTGAGAAGCAAGTCTAATGGTGAATTCATCCcagttgcaaaaaaaaagggggaaatcaaaattataatgtaattttttttgcatatacatCCATTTGTTCTGCTTCACTAGCACCGATTAGTTTTTCATCGAACTTCAGTTTGTCACATGGCAATGGCGCCAATCGTATTTTGTTGAAATCCCCACAACGCATTTTGCGccccaaaaaagaaataattatttcCAAATTGTTGGAATAGCCTCTTCCAAATTTGCACAAAAGAGGTAGCAAACAAACTAATTGGTGATGCAAACTTTTTTTCGCAACTTTGCAGTAGACGCCAAATTGTTAACACAACTTTGGGTGCGCGTAAACAGtgttttcctattttctccctctttttttttttggagctTTCCCCAACGGGCTAACAAAAAAGGCGTACATACGGAAATGCATGAGTCACGTCCGCACAAGGGACGCGAATTCAGTGCTGAGCTGTTTTGCCATTAAAGTAGATATGAAGCTATTTCTGAAAGAAGCACTATATTCTTCGTTAAAAAAGAGAGCATTTTTATGGAAAAGCGAAAGTGGGTATAAGGAGTATATGTACTTGTGTGGGGCAAGCCTAACCGTCACATAGACACCCCTGGGAAGGacattaaaatttaaaaaaattcatagaCAGAGTTCTTTAAAGAAAGGATATTCACACAAACACAGAGGAGTGTcctattcaatttttttcgtgcttATTTGTTGTTCCATGAACGGTACAAACTGTTCCATGTGTAGCATTCTGCGGCAGATCCGCGCATCAACTGGAGAGCACTGTAAGAAGACAAACAAACGGCCAAATTgcggtgaaaaaataaaaatttcaaaactcaaaattcaaaaaataaaatataaagcaTACacaggaagggaaaaaattaaagcgtAAAAGGTGAAGTacaaaaaggataaattcACTTGtggaatgggaaaaaaaaaatatttttttttttatgggtACACAAAAGGGGCATTTCGCCTGAGGGGTAGTAAACTtcctaaggaggatgaaCGAATAGTTAAAAAGAGCAAACATACCATGCCGCATGGCAGCGCTCCTCTCCAGGGTGGAAGTACACATACCCTAATGTCCCAGTCGAATTGCTTGAAAAGTGCAACATGTTAGGAAGCGCTTAGCAGGGAGGGGGGACTACCCATACGTATACCCATACGTATACCCATACTTATACCTATACCTGTACCTACTCCAATCTCTTGTAGAGCAAGTAGTTCCTCTTGTAGTGACCCTTGTAGCGTGTCTTTATGAGGTAAACATAATCATCACGCATTTCCTTGAagtactttttaatttcctcttTGTATAGACTGATAAGTTTGGCAGTCAATTTGGAAGTGGGCCCCTTGTCGTTTGGAATTTTAAGGTCTTCATTTGCAAGTGAAAATAAATCTAGCTTCATCTGAGCAATCATTCTtgatagtttttttttctttgcctcGAAGAAACTGTTAATGACGCTAACCATAGGTAGTCTTTCCAACTGGGTAAGGGCATAAGCTTTGATAGTAGGATCGTACTCATTGAGGACATAATCCGTtcgtgtaatttttttattctcattTTGTAGTAACGCATCGAAGTGAATATCAACCAGTAACCCAGTTCTTGGCattaatttaaataaatttttcatctGTTCGTGTATTCCCGATATGACTGCATTGTAAACGATGAGGTTTTTAAAGCATGCCCCGTAAAGTCGAGCATGCTCCATAATATAGGAAGTCATTTTTTGGATGGAGTTGTAGATATTATGATGAGTAACAAATCTGTCACAAACCGTTTTGAAGGCAAAAAAGGTGTAGTTTCTTTTTAAGTGGTacatattttcaaaaatccATGTAAGTTTTTCGAAAACGGCTTCTGGTTCTTTCTGGATATCGTTAAAGAGTTTGTTAActaattttttgcttttggAAGTTAACCCATTTTGAAGCAAGTATAACTTCGACTTGACATTTTTCAGCACAATTTTAATATCCTGTGATGAATCCAGATCGTCATAAATTAAAGATTCCAAATGACATTTTATCGACTCTTCCATATATTTTGTGAATTTCTCTTCATAGGCAACAGGATCTTCTCCCATAAGTTTCacgatttcattttttttgagaaaatcTTCCaaggttttaggatttaatAGACAAAAATTGATATTTTCTAAAGTGCTTATATCGTTGTGTACCAACTTGTAATCATCTGCAAGGGAGAGGTAGTCTAAACCCGATTGATATTTTAGCAAATCATTCTCAATTTCGTACAGCCTGATATGGTACTCACCAAGGGAACCAATCACATTTccaaattttgttttattgtCTGGTAATTCGAAATCGAATAATCCGAAATTTTTCATGCATTCATTATTATGGTCTATGATTTTGTTTGTAACGAGTTCCTTTTCATTACCTCTCTCTAATTCACGTCGTAAGCCTTCAATGCCGTCAAAGAAGAACATACTGTTTGGGCAAGTGTGAAGAATGGTCGGTGGGTAGGGTTGATATTTATGATATATGTCTAATTCCTTCATGATCATTTCCTTGTTTACAATTTGCTCGGGAGTATAGATAACCATggatatttcctttttcattggcttgatttcttttttaaatgggtTTAAATTGCTCAAAAATTCTGTGAATCCACCCCTAATTTTGGTATCTGTAtaatctttttttacaaaattctCTTCTTCATTAGACTGGCTTTCTACCCCGTCACTCTCTGCCAGCATTTTTAATcgctcttcttttctctttccttcaatCTCTTTATGTTCATCATTCAAAACTTTTTGCTCTTCATCCTTCACttttatgtattcatttttcaaaatatccATTTCTTTACCCAACCTTTCCATGGGGTGTGAAAGTGCAAATTcatacatttccttttcaaacGCTCTGCTGCCCACACTGGAGGTCATGCCACTGTCATAGGCCGTATAGTCTGAATGTATGCTGGCTGGAGATTTGTGTCCCGATTTTCCCCCGGAAGAGCTGGAGTCCGATTCTCCCGAGTTCGACTTGGTCTTAGTCGATTTTGCCTTTTCGCTCTGTTGGGACATGAAGTTCCAATCTGCGTTGGACCCTGTGGGTGGGGAAAGCGACGAAATGTAAAAACGGGGCATTGACGcattgtaaaaatggaattgcAACGAATTGGAAAAACGGGGAAACGTTTGCGAAGACGGGGAGTCCCCCACGAAGCTGAGCTTAGGGAGAAAAACCCGAACCCGTCCACGACACAACTCACGGCCAACAGAACAAGTCGAACTTGACGCACACGAACGGTTtgctcattcattcattcgctcatttgttcattcattcattctttcaATTACCTTTTCCTGATCCAGTAGAGGCCCTATCTCCGTCCTCACTACCCCCACTTTTGACAGATTTAGTTTCCATGAAGGATATATCTGACACATTTTTCGTccatgtttttaaaaagttttcaTCGTCTAACTTCATCCACGCATTGATATCATCAACATTAAACTCTTCGGCCTCCTGGTGGTTCtctattttcctttccccatttatttGTATTCCAGAGGAAACATTTTGGTAGAGTGCGTAAAAAAGCACCAACAGGGAACTTGCATACGCTATCATCTTTTTCAACCCGCGGTGTGACTACTTTTTTGGGGGAATTTGTTTATGCGGATGGCATAAGAGGGGTATGCATATAGGTGTATACCTTTTTGCGTGCACGTGGGAGTGCACATGTGGGTGTTTTTATGCCGCACAAAGTCTAAAGAATAAAGATTAGCCCCAATTGACAGTGGCGTGTCGAATATGGTTGTGGGCGGTCGCAGGTGGTCGCAATTCAGCTGCACTTGCCACAACGGGCCATGGCACACGAAAATTGGGTTAAACACAAAATCGTAGAAAAGACAAAGTggatgaagggaaaaattaaagcgaaaattaaaagaaaaaaaaaaaaatgttgggAACGTCTGTAACCAGTCTGttctaaaaaattacacacgtGAATGAATTATTTAGAAGAATAATTCTTTCACAAAAATTGGACAACTTTTTAAGTGttacaaatgaacaaattattatttatttattttttttttttcatttaaattattttgaCGAAAAAAGCGCGTGTTAGCAATTTGtggcaattttattttatttattttaacttTTCGAAAAATACACACGCACGTATTTTTACACATGAGTGTTGCATAACGGCACATTTCAGCAGTGCATGTGATTGCTGGTTTGTCATGACATCGCGTTTCTGCTTTTCAGTGCATTTCGCACGTGGCGCAGCGTTCGTTTGGTAATTTGCCATTCTGCGAAgcatttctcttttttttcgtttttaaaTGTGAAAATTACAATAGctatatttttaaagcaCCGCAGAGAGGAAAGCGCAAACGACTCGGTCTGCTTCGCATAGACAACACTGCTTTGGTCggcgttttttctttttcctttgcagAGCAAATTGCCATATTGTTGGATCGTTATGGCAACGTGTTCCctcatgtgcacatttacgCATTTACTCATTTAAACATTTACACATTTAAGCATTCTATAAcaatctttttttatttttttcttttttgttcgcGTCTACATTCTGGTGCTGCGCAGTGCATACATCCTTcgcaaagagaaaaaaatgtttccccTGTAAATTATAACTTTATCACACACAgtcgaaatggaagaatttttttttttttcaaaataggaaagtggggaaatttttcttttttctctttgcaACAAATTGTGTAaggataatttttaaaacgatCAGTACCAATTGTGAACGTGCCAACAAATTACATAATCAGCATGTGGTGATAAGGGGAAGTTATCTTGAAAAGCGTTTACGATGCCTGTGGATTACACTCACTGTGCGAACATGCCCGATGACGCATTAACTCCGTTTCACTCTTCCGTAACATTGGGAGTGGCACAGTTTGTCTTACATTCTTGCCGTGTGGCGGAAAATGTATCAATTGGgccgaaggaaaaaaaaaaaatacaaaataacaaaacaAATAACATCCAAACGCTGATGTATGGCatatttgcacacatttttgccTCCCCCAGTTGGCGCAGAATGACAAATGCTCTTTACCAAATGAACTGCGGACGCGTGGTAACTGCGCTTCGGAAAACTTGTGTGAACATTTACCTGAAGCACGCGTTTTAGCAACGTTCTCGCAACTATTTGATGCGTGGTAAACTTGGGGGAGGGGAAACATTCACCAACAGACgcagcaaaaaataaatatatatttatatgcacattacaCACACGTGTATATGCGCCTTCCTCGTATAAAtgaatttctttcttttatcaAAAAGAGATTATTATGttaggaaataaaaatttgatggACCAGGAACACGTAGCAGTATTTTTGTACCATCCGCATCTTCCCGTTGCCATTTCATTATTGATAAACAGATCGCCGTTTAAGAAGCTTCCCACCTTTCTGCACATGACAACGATATCCCTTTGTTGGAATTTTATTTGggattttttgtttttctttaaaaggcgaagcgaaaaaaaagggtgattaatccatttgggaaaaatGGTACAAAGCTACGTATTTATAAATTGCagtaattttgaaaaaaaaaaataaaaaaataaaataaggccAGCCATACACATTAGCATGCGCATTGGCATTCGCAACTTTTACTGAGTTAAATCatcctatttt
It includes:
- a CDS encoding protein 1; this encodes MIAYASSLLVLFYALYQNVSSGIQINGERKIENHQEAEEFNVDDINAWMKLDDENFLKTWTKNVSDISFMETKSVKSGGSEDGDRASTGSGKGSNADWNFMSQQSEKAKSTKTKSNSGESDSSSSGGKSGHKSPASIHSDYTAYDSGMTSSVGSRAFEKEMYEFALSHPMERLGKEMDILKNEYIKVKDEEQKVLNDEHKEIEGKRKEERLKMLAESDGVESQSNEEENFVKKDYTDTKIRGGFTEFLSNLNPFKKEIKPMKKEISMVIYTPEQIVNKEMIMKELDIYHKYQPYPPTILHTCPNSMFFFDGIEGLRRELERGNEKELVTNKIIDHNNECMKNFGLFDFELPDNKTKFGNVIGSLGEYHIRLYEIENDLLKYQSGLDYLSLADDYKLVHNDISTLENINFCLLNPKTLEDFLKKNEIVKLMGEDPVAYEEKFTKYMEESIKCHLESLIYDDLDSSQDIKIVLKNVKSKLYLLQNGLTSKSKKLVNKLFNDIQKEPEAVFEKLTWIFENMYHLKRNYTFFAFKTVCDRFVTHHNIYNSIQKMTSYIMEHARLYGACFKNLIVYNAVISGIHEQMKNLFKLMPRTGLLVDIHFDALLQNENKKITRTDYVLNEYDPTIKAYALTQLERLPMVSVINSFFEAKKKKLSRMIAQMKLDLFSLANEDLKIPNDKGPTSKLTAKLISLYKEEIKKYFKEMRDDYVYLIKTRYKGHYKRNYLLYKRLE